The genome window TGGCCTTTGCGTATAATCCTTGTCAAAGTGCATAAATATAATTTTTCCGGCGCTGTTAATAATATAGGTAGCCGGCACAGGCAGCACATGGTCTGTATTGCCGTTGCCTTTTTCAAGATCAACGCCATAACCCTTTAATTTTGCATACAAGTTGGCATCAACCGTATAGTTTACATTATACGCTTTCATAATAGAATTATCCTTGTCCTGGATGATTGAAAACGAGGCGTGCGTTTTTTCGATGGTCTTATTAATATTTTCACCTGTTTCGGGGGTCACGCCAATTACATAAGCTCCCTTTGCGGTTAATAGCTGCAACGAATCCTGCAATTGCTGGATGTGTTTATTACAATAGGGGCACCACTGGCCACGGTAAAAAAATAACACCACCGATTTGTGGCTCTTAAGCAATGCCTTCAGATCCAAATTTTTTCCGGTGTTATCTTTAGCTGTAAATGCAGGCGCCTGAGTGCCGCTTTTAAGGGCGGTTTGCGCCATTCCCGGTAAACAAAAGCCCAGAACTAAGGCAATAAGTATATATTTTTTCATTGTTTTAATATTTAATGGGAGTTCGATATAAGCAAAAGGTCCTCTGACAACTAAACCTCTCTGCAGCCGCGTGCAATTGTAGTTTTAGATGAGGTTAATTTGTGTGTTCCCGCCGCCGGAGCGTTCCATTTTCGCATGCGGAACACCCGGAACGCTGTGAAACATGCTGATTATCAGCACATTTGCTTTTTATTAAGCAATAAGGAGATGTAAGTTATTGATAATAAACACGTTTCATCAATATTTATTTAGAATTCACGTTATTTAGTACTAAAGTAAGGCGGGGGAAACATTCCCCGCGCCTATCAAACAAAAACAACTCACATTTTACCTGAAGTATCTTTCTTCATTTTATCCATCTTCTTGTCCATTTTCATCTTACCCTTTGACATTTTGTCCATCTTCTTTTTCTCCATCTTATCCATCTTTTTGTCCATTTTTCCCATTTTATCCATCTTCTTTTCCATTTTGCCGGTATCGCTAATAGCAACAGGATGGCTTGAAGATGAATGCGTTACCGGGGTAGCAAGCGTGTTTAATGCAAGACAAGCTACAATGGCAGTTGCTAAAACTGCGCTGGAAATAATTGATTTCATACTTTGTTTTTTTTAGTTTTTTTAAGTGTTATTTCCCCCTTAGTCGGGCATAACTCATTAACCTTACAAAGTATTTTTAAAGAAATGCTAATTGCAGTGATTTATTCGAATTTTATGAATCAGGGACAGTAATAATTAGTGACAAATGATTAATTCTTGTTCAATTCCTCTTCAATTTTCAGTTGCAGATCTTTTTTAAAATTATCATCAAGCTTTTTGTCTGCCTGCATGGAACTGCGGAAAAGTTGCTGCACCATCTCATTGATAACCCCGCTTTGTTTTTTGTAGATGCGGCAAAATGAGCAGCCCAATAAATGAACACGCAGTTCAAAGGACTCCCTGAGGCTTAACCTTCCCGCTGACTTTTTTTCTATCAGTAAAGTAGCCTGTTTACAGTTATATATAACCCTTTTAAAATAGCTCATAGTTTTACGTTTTAAATCCAGTTACGCTGAAGGCAAGCCCTTAAATTGATTTTGGCGCGATGAATGATCACCCAAAAGTTTGCTGCTGTTACTTTTAACTCTGTACAAATAAATTCTGTCGCTTCTTCATCAATATGCTTCATGGTAAATACGGCCATCCATAAAGCCGGAAGCTTTTGAAGACATTTTTTCATTATCTGCTCAAACTCCTTGCTCTCCAAACTGTCCTTCTCCTCTATCCCAAACTCTTTAGGCCCGCTTTCCCTGGTCCAGTGCCCGTCATCCGCATTAAAAAAATCACTTTGCTCCTTTTCTGCTTCCGCTACTGTTTTGTTTTGTAGCCCCGACGATCTTTTACGGTACACATCAATTATTTTATTTTTTAGGATAGCGGTAAGCCAGGTTCGCTCCGAGCTTTTACCTTCAAAATGCGTTGCACGCTGTAACGCGGCTAAAAAGGTTTCCTGCACCAGGTCCTTTGCGAGCTCTTCATCATTAATACGGGTAATAGCGAAGCCAAACAGGTAATCGGCATGTGCCGCCACCCAGTGATGCGGATTAAGTTGATGATCCATAAAAATTAAATAGCATGTAATTTTCCCGGATTAATCCGGATTTCACAAATTGAATTTCGCTGTATTTTATTTATTACCAAAACTGTATTATAGTTGTTTACACTTAGTCGTTAAGGTAGCTAAAACCTTACAGATAAATAAGAAAATTTGAGACCGTATCGTATTTGAATAATCTATCTTAATAAAGCAGGATATTGAGTCTTAAACCCGGTAACCCATCAAACAATTCAAATGACGGAAAAGAAGTTAGATGCTGCCATCCTTCGTTATTTCTTCTTTGGTGAATATTTTGATCATCAACTCTTTTATAGGTATTTTTGGTAAGTGGATCAAGTCGTACTATCAGCTATGAACAACACCAACACACATGATGAACGTATTGCAAAAATGACCTTCGCCTCGGTTTATCCCTTGTACCTTGCAAAAGTTGAGAGGAAAGGAAGAACAAAAGAGGAGCTGCAACAGGTGATAGAATGGCTAACCGGCTTCAATAATGAGAAACTGGAAGAACTAATTGAAGAAAAAGCAACTTTTGAAACATTCTTTCAAGGGGCATCGCTCAATCCTAATGCAGGCCTCATCACCGGGGTAATCTGTGGGTACCGTGTAGAAGAAATTGAAAATCCGTTGACGCAACAGGTTAGATATTTAGATAAGCTGGTGGATGAACTGGCGAAGGGGAGAAAGATGGAGAAGATCTTGCGAAACGCCTAAGAGTTTTGAAAACTGCTGTTGCGCAAAATATTCTGTGCTCAGCCAACTTATATCCAACTTGCCCGATCCGGATATAATTAAACCCGCCGAAAATATCGTCTCCCTCACTTAGCCAAGCTATTATTTCATAGCCGCGCCTATTCCAATTAATTCCCCGCATTTTATAAAAAATAAATAAAACAAAATTTATTGTAAGGAAAACAAAAGTCATCCGACTAACCAGCAAAAACGTAAATCAAATTATAATATATGAAACCGATTAAAACATTTAGCCTGGTTGCCGTACTTATAGCCGCAGCTTTGGCCTCAACAGCTTTTATAAATTTTAAGCCATTAAAAAAAGCTGCCGCCGCAAACAAGGGCTTTGCGGTTATTGAACTGTTTACTTCCGAAGGCTGTTCCAGCTGTCCGCCCGCTGATGCATTGGTTGCCAGAATTGAAAAAGAGAGTAAAGACAAGCCTGTTTATATTTTATCGTTCCACGTTGATTACTGGAACCGCTTGGGCTGGAAGGACCAGTTCAGCTCAGCCGATTTTTCAAAACGCCAAAGTGAATATTCAAGGTATTTAAACCTGCAGGGCGTTTATACTCCGCAAATAGTTGTAAACGGTAAAACAGAGTTTGTTGGTTCGGAAGAAGGAACCCTGCGTAATGCTATCCGTACCAATCTGGAAAAATTATCATCGGCACAGGTTGAATTGAACATTTCGGCGATTGATCAAAAACAGGCAAGCCTTAATTATACTGTTGAAGGTGCGGATAAAAACACCGTTTTACAGGTGGCCGTTTTGGAAAAAGCAGCAACATCAAAAGTAACGCGCGGCGAAAATGACGGCCGCACGTTATCGCATGTTCAAATTGTGCGCGAATTACAGCAGGTAGCACTGGCCGCAAACAACGGCACAGCCAATATAGAATTGCCACATGGCTTTGATTCAAAAAACTGGGAAGTTATCGGCTTTCTACAAAACAGGACAACAGGTGCCATTACAGGCGCTGCAAGAGCCTCGTTTTCGGCTAACGCCATTGCTTCGGCAGCGGTAAAAGAAATGAAATAGTATTATTTAAGTATCTTTACTTTTGGTTGGTTTGCATGCAAACTAACCAAAAGTGCTTATAAATCATCCCGTCACAATTGAAATCATGAAAGCCATAAAAGAAAAACACTCATTAGCCATGCGGTGGTGCCATTGGGTAAACTTTCCCATCCTCACCATTATGATCTGGAGCGGCATGCTCATCTATTGGGGAAATGACGAATACAGTTTTACCCTGTTTGGCCATACCTTTTTTCGTTTTTTTCCCGAATGGTTTTACAGCTATTTAAAAATCCCGCACCGCCTGGCAGAAGGGATGGCGTTCCATTTCCTGTTTATGTGGTTTTTTACGCTGAACGGGGTTTTTTATATTTTATATACCATCATATCCGGCGACTGGCGGGAGCTGGTGCCTAAAAAGAATTCCTTCAAAGAGGCCTGGCAGGTTTTATTGCATGACCTGCATATCCGCAAAATGGCACCCCCTCAAAAAAAATACAATGCCGCGCAGCGGATAGCTTATTCCGCAATCATAGTTATGGGCCTTGGCTCGCTGGTTACCGGCCTGGCCATCTATAAGCCGGTACAATTTTATTATTTAACGTGGCTTTGCGGAGGTTATCATTTTGCCAGAATCCTGCATTTTGCTTTAACCCTGGGTTATGTTTTCTTTTTTGTGATTCATATTGTGCAGGTTGTGCTGGCAGGATGGAATAATTTCCGGTCTGTTATCTCCGGCTTTGAAGTAGTTAATGAAACACCAATCCCCGCTATTGAAAAAACAAACAACGATGAGCAATCCAAATAAAAACCAAAAAAAGAAGGAACTTACCGTTCAGCAAAAAATTAACAGGCGCAACTTTATCTCGTTTGCCAGTTTTACCGTATTGGCTGGTGGCGCTTATGGCGGCTGGCGGTGGTTGTATAAATCGCCCCAGGAAGCAGCAGGTGGCATTACGGCAGGTGCGCACAAACCGCTGCGCAGGGCATTGAACAAAACCGAGCTGATTTTCAGAAGGGTGTTCAGCAACAATCACCTCGTTAAAACCTATCCGAAATCAATGGCGGCCAGGCATATTCGCGTTAACAGCGATATTGGCATTGAAGCCGCCAAAAAATTCGACCCTGCAACATGGACTTTAAACGTGGTTAAAAAAGGCGGAGAGGTACTGAACCTTAGTTTACAGGAGATAATGGCCCTGCCGAAAACCGAAATTATTTATGACTTTAAATGTGTGGAGGGATGGGACCAGATCTCGCACTGGGGCGGTGTAAAATTCAGCGATTTTATAAAGCACTATCAGCTGGATGATTATGCTAAAATGGAATACGTGGGGATGGAAACGCCTGATAAAACCTACTACGTTGGTTTGGATATGCCAAGTGCCATGCACCCGCAAACCCTGCTGGCCTACGAGATGAATGATAAACTATTGCCCCTGGAGCATGGAGCGCCATTACGCCTCATCATTCCCGTTAAATACGGCATAAAAAATCTTAAACGCATTGGCAATATGACCTTCAGTAATACCCGCCCGCGCGATTACTGGGCCGAAGCAGGATATGATTATTATTCGGGATTATAATTAGCAGCTAACAAATAGGTAACAGATCAGCATACAATTAAACCACTTTACGTAACCCGGCATCAATTAGGTGCCGGGTTGCGGTGTTTTTGGCTACATCCATAAATGTATGTTAACAAAAGTGTTGCGGTGTGAAATAGTATTTAGGCATTCACTCAATATTTATGTTATTATTGTATTTAATTGATATATGCCGGGTGAAAAACTGCCTTTTTCTAAACAGCTAGCCTACGCCTGCGGGATGATTGGCTGGAGTATCATGACCAATATCATTATTGTGATGCTGCCCTATTTTTACCTGCCACCATCAAGCTCAGGACTTACTCCCTTTGTACCACAGCTTTTGCTATTCGGAGTGCTTAATATTATGTCGCTTATTGCAGCTTCGGGGCGACTTGTCGATGCTGTTTTTGATCCGTTTATTGCTTCTTTAAGTGATAAAAGCAATAACAAAAACGGGCGTCGCATTCCATTTATGAAATGGGCCATCTTACCTGCTATTCTTTTTTGTGCCCTTACCTTTTGCCCGCTGGTAAAAACAGAAAGTATTGATAATGCAATTTGGTTAACGTTTACACTCATCTTTTTTTTCATGAGTGTAACCACTTACATAATTCCTTACAATGCGCTGCTACCCGAACTTACCAGCACAGCCGCCGAAAAGGTTAAGCTGTCGTCTTTCCAACAGGTTGGGTTTGTTATTGGCATTATTATAAGCGCCCTGGTAAATAATTTTGCTGACCTTGTACAGTCCGGATTTCATGTAGCCAACCGCGACACGGCTGTTCAATATACCATATGGGGGCTTTGTGTTTTTGCGGGGTTAATAATGCTGGTGCCTGTTTTTGCTATTGATGAGAAAAAGTACTCTGAAAGCAAGCCCTCGCACCTGCCTATACTGCCTGCTATCCGCAAAACGTTTAGCCAGCCCAATTTTAAATACTACCTGATTTCTGACTTTTCGTTTTACATGGCGTTAAGCATCATATCAAGCGGGCTGTTATTCTTTATTACGGTATTACTCCCCTTGCCCGAATCAATGGGCGGTTTATTAATGGGGGTAATGGTGCTGGTATCGCTGGTCTTTTATCCTTTGATTAATTATTTGTCGAAAAAAATAGGGAAGAAACCTATTGTGTTGTTTTCATTTGCCCTGTTAAGCCTGATATTTGCGATGATCTACTTCCTGGGAAAACTGCCGCTATCACCAAAAGTACAGGTTTTTACCCTGGTGCTTTTAGCTGCTTTTCCGCTGGCTTCACTGGGGATTTTGCCAAATGCCATACTTGCCGAAATTGCCGAAAAAGATGCCATTGAAACAGGCGAGAACCGCGAGGGGATGTTTTTTGCGGTTAAATACCTGTTTGTAAAAATGGGGCAAACCCTGGGTATTGCCTTATTTGCTTTCCTTACTGTTTATGGAAAAGATCCGGGGCATGACTATGGCCTGCGCCTTAACGGCGTATGCGGCTTTGCCCTTTGCATGATCGCGTTTTTATTTTTTACACGCTTTAAGGAGAAGCCGGATAAAGAACCGGCGGGCGGAAAGTAAGCTGCAACACGTTTTAATTTACCCACGGCAACGTTTACCGGCTTGTATTATTAGGCCTTGCGTACACCAAATGCATTACATTTATGTTACGCATGGCAAATGCTGCTTCGCAATAGCACAGGTAATAATTCCATTTACGGATAAAAGTTTCATCAAAACCCAGTGCTTTTACTTTACCCAGGTTAGCGTTAAAGGCTTCGTACCACAACTTAAGGGTTTTTGCATAATCAAGGCCAATATCTTTCAGGTCAACCAGGGTAAGATCGCCGGTGCGGTTGATTGATTTGTTGATGGCTCCCACAGAGGGCAATAACGACCCTGGGAAAATATGCTTCTGGATCCAATCCACCCCTTTTCTAAGGCTCTCGAACCTTGAATCGGGCGAGGTAATCACCTGGATCGCCAAAATGCCGTTCTTCTTCAGCAATTCGTGGCATTTCTTGAAGTAAACGTCCATAAAATCATACCCGACCGCTTCCAGCATTTCAACAGATACAATCTTATCAAAAGTGCCGTCCATCAACCGGTAGTCTTTTAGCAGGATGTTTACTTTATGGCTTAATCCGGCGGCCTCAACACGTTCAACTGCAAGTTTGTGCTGCTCTTCAGAAATTGTTAACGAAGTTACTTTGCACCCGTAAGTTTTTGCCATATATATGGCATTGCCACCCCAGCCGCTGCCAATTTCAAGCACATGGTCGGCTGGCTTTAAATGAAGCTGGCGGCATAAACGGTCGTACTTGGCCAATTGGGCCTCTTCAAGGCTTAGCCCATCTTTATAGAAATATGCGCTGGAGTAAGTCATGGTAGGATCAAGAAAGCTGGCAAAAAAATCATTATTCAGATCATAATGTTCTGAAATGTTTTTGCGCGATCCTTCAACCGTATTGGCCCGTTTAAAATGCGAAAGCCTGTTATATAGTTTGAGCAGGTTGAGCGATAGCGCCTGTACCTTACTGCCGGAAACGCCGGGTGCATTATCAATGTTAAGCAACACCCAATTTATAACATGGGTAATATTATCAGTATCCCAAAGGCCCTCAACATAAGCTTCGCCGAAACCTATATCGCCAAATAAAATTATACGTTTATAAAACGCGTCATCATTAACCACAATGTTTGCGCTGATGTTCCCTTCTCCGTTGCCAATTATAATTTCTTCGCCACCGGGCAAGGTAAGGTATAAAGTTCCTTTATCCATTTTACACAGGAATTTTAAAACAAGGTCCTGGTAAAAGCCGCTTTTTTTAACGATTGAAATAGTATTAGCCATGGTTTAAAGTGTCTGCAAATTTGCTATTGTAATAATTACGTAAACTAATCGGTTAAAAGTTTTATTAAGGTACAAATTTGATGTCAATTATAAGGCCTGTACACTTCTTTTTGAAGATGCAGGTCATCATCTTTTTTATGATATGGAATTTTCTTTAACCATAGTTTCAACGCCTGCCAATGGATAAGCCCAATCACTTTTAGTGTAATAAGCGGGAAGCTTAAAAAGTATCGCAGCAAAGTTGAATCGGTCAGCGGCTTACGAACGCCGTTTAACGTACTGATAAAAAAGCGTTTTCCCTCTTTATCATAATCATCTATCCTCACCTGCAGCTTTTCGCCGGGAATCTGAAGGTTAAAATCAAAATTAGTATCCATTTCAATAAACGGCGAAACATAAAAATACTTTCCCGTATTCAATTGGAAACCCTCATCCTGTTTTGCTTCTGCGCCTAAAAAATACGGTTTCAGCTCCAAAAAGGTATTGCAAACCTCAACAACAGCGCACACCGGTTGGTTTTGCTCGTTATAACAAAAATAAAACGATACCGGGTTAAATTGGTAGCCCAGTGTACAAAGATTGGTTAAAACCATTATTCGGCCATTCCCAATGTCAACCCCATTGCTTTGCAGGTACGTTGTGAGGTGCTGCCTGGTATTTTTTGATTTATCCGGGTTTTCCCGGGGTAACTGCAGATGATCCTGATCCCTAAAGTTAAAAAGATTGAACCTGTTACGGCTCATAAATTTTAACCGTTTACTCAATACATCAATCTCATCCAAATCCAGGTAAAACATAAACACGTCATAGTGAAACCGGTGTGCTTTTGGCGCCAACCGGTTATGCATTACGCGGGCTTTATAGAGACAGGAATTCATGATGTAATTTACGGAAAAATATATATTTTGAGGTGTAGTTACCTATGTGGCTGACGTATTACTGATAAATTTTCTTCCCCAAAAGTTGCGAACAGAGCTGAACCGCGCTGGCAAATGCATCTTCATGAAAGCCATATTTAAAATAGCTGCCGCAAAAATATACCGGCCCATTTTCATTCAGCTGATGCAGTTCGGCCTGGGCATTTATTGCAGGCACGTCAAACAAGGGGTGGTCATAATCCAGCTCCCTGATTATTTTTTTTGGGTCGAGGCCATCATGCGGGTTGATAGAAACGAAATAATCCTTTTTTTCGGATACGCCCTGCAGTCTGTTCATCCAGTAAATGGTGGTGGGTGTAGGTTCCCCTTCCTGCATCTTAATGCTGTAGTTCCAGCTGCTCCATGCGAGTTTAGCTTTTGGCATTATGCTTTTATCGGTATGTAAAACGGCTTTATTATACTGGTATTTAAAATTGGCCAGCAGCCGCTGTTCAGCGGCGGTTGGCGTTTCCAGCATCCTCAATGCCTGGTCGCCATGTGCTGCAATAATCACCCTGTCAAAAGTTTTCTGCGAGCCGTCCGATGCGTGGATCGTGACTTTCCCATTCTCGCGTACCACTTTCAGGGCCTTGCGGTTTACTTTTATCTTATCTTTAAATGGCTTGATGAGGATCTCGCGGTATGACTGGCTCCCGTTTTGAAGGGTGTACCACTGGTGCTGGGTATCCAAACCTAAAAAACCATGGTTCAGGAAAAAACGGATCAGGGTCACCGCAGGGAAATCCAACATTTGTTTCATCGGGGTGGACCATACCGCCGAGCTCATGGGCACCAGGTATTTCCAAAGCATCTCTTCGCCAAACCCAAACTCCTTAATATATCTGCCTATCGAATAATCCGCATACTTCGGATCATCCAGAATCTTCATGCTTTCCTTATTAAACCGGCCAATCTGTTTCAGCATCTTAATATATTTCAGGTTGAATATATTTTTTCGCTGCGCAAATAAGTGGTTAACGCTCGATCCGCTATATTCCAGCCCGCTTGGCATGTGCTGCACACTGAACGACATATCCGTTTTCTTTATCGGCGCCTTTATTTCATCAAACAACTTGCATAAATTCGGGTAGGTTTCAAAGTTAAAAACCATAAACCCGGTGTCAACATACACAGGCTTTCCTTCTTCATCAACAGTTACGGTATTGGTATGGCCGCCAACGTAATCATTTTGCTCGTAAATGGTTAAGTCGGTACTTTTATGCAAAAAATGCCCGCATCCCATCCCGGCTATGCCTGTGCCTATTATCGCAGTTTTATGGGTATTCATCATTGAGTGACTATCATTTTTTCTTTTTTGTTCTCCTTTAATTGGGCTTGAGAACTTATGGCATTTAAAAAAGTCTCTACCGCGTAGGTTGACAATTGGCCGCCCGGGCCATTCAAATTATAATCAAAGCCATGGGTTGCCCATGGCAGCTTAAGCCAGTAATGCTCAATGCCGTTTTGCTGTAGTTTTAAATCAAGGCGGCGGCTATGTTCAGACGATACCAGCACATCATTTGTGCCGTGAATAATAAGGGTTGGCGGCGATTGTTTATCCACAAACTCCAATGGCGAACAGGCAACGTATTTTTGAGGCACCTTGCTGTAAGGGCCGCCAATATAATTATCCATAACTTTCCGCGAATCCATTATCAATGGGTTTGAAGGAATTGAATAGCCCCATACCATATCTGCCGGGCCATAAAAATCAATTACGCCTTTTATTGCCGGCTCCTTAAGGGTATAAGCTGCAAGCAAGGCTATTTGCGCACCCGCGGAGCGGCCCAGTAAAAAGAAACTATTCGTATCAATGTGCAGCGCGTCCGCGTTTTTTTTAAGGTAAATCATAGCGGCTTTAATGTCCTCAACAGGGGCCGGCGTTTGATATTTTGGCGCCATCCGGTAATTTATAGCCGCAACGTTATACCCCTTTTCGGCCAGGTAGCTGTTTAGTTCGGGCAATTGCTTGCTGTCGCCGCTGCTCCACGATCCGCCATGAACTACAATAACACACGGCTTTTTTTCACCTTTTGAAGACTGGTAATAATCCAGCGTGAGTGAGGTGTCCTCATATTTTACATAAGTGAATGCACGGGGCGGCAGATTTTTTTCGCTTTTAAAAAGGTTTAAAAAATTAAACGGTTTCGCCTGGCTTTGGGCCGTAGTATTAAAAGAGCCGGCTAAAGCTGGCCCAACATCCCTGGAAACCCAACATGCCCTAACCACCGGCGAAAGGAAGATAACCAGCGTTATCAACCCTAAAATAGTGCCCGGAAGCTGATATTTCTGCACCCAAAAGCCGCTTGCTGTTAGCAGTATTGCTATGCCGGCAAACAGCCACCAAAATTCTGTTACGCCAATGGCCAGCAGCCAAAGGTGATACTCGGGCGCCTTTAAAAAACAAAGCGTGGAGATAAGTAATAAAACCAGGATAAGATAAAAACGGATCATCTGTTTTGTTTGTGTGCTGAAGGTAGCAAAGCAATGCGCCGCTACTATATGTTTGTTTTATGAAATAAATAATGACTAACCAACCACTCGTTGCCGTTGTTGTAGTTCCAAAGTTCGGCACAGGCCATATAAAATATGCGCCAGTAAACCCACCATTTCACCGCCTGGCCTTTCCCGTAGGTATTTTTAAAAAGCGGGATTATCTCCGCTTTATGGCTGTCCATATTTTTTAACCAGGCCTCGGCTGTCCGGCCGTAATGAGTCCCGTTTACGTGCCAGTGTTTTTCAACAACCAGGTCGTCATTAAAATAAAACATCAGGTCATCGCTTGGCATAATGCCGCCGGTAAAAAAGTATTTGCTCATCCAATCCGTTTCATCCACCACTTCAAAAAGATAAGCGTATTCCTTATGGGTAAAAATATGGATGAACAACTTACCGGCCGGACTTAGGAAACCAGCTACCTTT of Mucilaginibacter xinganensis contains these proteins:
- a CDS encoding SAM-dependent methyltransferase; the encoded protein is MANTISIVKKSGFYQDLVLKFLCKMDKGTLYLTLPGGEEIIIGNGEGNISANIVVNDDAFYKRIILFGDIGFGEAYVEGLWDTDNITHVINWVLLNIDNAPGVSGSKVQALSLNLLKLYNRLSHFKRANTVEGSRKNISEHYDLNNDFFASFLDPTMTYSSAYFYKDGLSLEEAQLAKYDRLCRQLHLKPADHVLEIGSGWGGNAIYMAKTYGCKVTSLTISEEQHKLAVERVEAAGLSHKVNILLKDYRLMDGTFDKIVSVEMLEAVGYDFMDVYFKKCHELLKKNGILAIQVITSPDSRFESLRKGVDWIQKHIFPGSLLPSVGAINKSINRTGDLTLVDLKDIGLDYAKTLKLWYEAFNANLGKVKALGFDETFIRKWNYYLCYCEAAFAMRNINVMHLVYARPNNTSR
- a CDS encoding alpha/beta hydrolase, whose product is MIRFYLILVLLLISTLCFLKAPEYHLWLLAIGVTEFWWLFAGIAILLTASGFWVQKYQLPGTILGLITLVIFLSPVVRACWVSRDVGPALAGSFNTTAQSQAKPFNFLNLFKSEKNLPPRAFTYVKYEDTSLTLDYYQSSKGEKKPCVIVVHGGSWSSGDSKQLPELNSYLAEKGYNVAAINYRMAPKYQTPAPVEDIKAAMIYLKKNADALHIDTNSFFLLGRSAGAQIALLAAYTLKEPAIKGVIDFYGPADMVWGYSIPSNPLIMDSRKVMDNYIGGPYSKVPQKYVACSPLEFVDKQSPPTLIIHGTNDVLVSSEHSRRLDLKLQQNGIEHYWLKLPWATHGFDYNLNGPGGQLSTYAVETFLNAISSQAQLKENKKEKMIVTQ
- a CDS encoding DUF1365 domain-containing protein, translated to MNSCLYKARVMHNRLAPKAHRFHYDVFMFYLDLDEIDVLSKRLKFMSRNRFNLFNFRDQDHLQLPRENPDKSKNTRQHLTTYLQSNGVDIGNGRIMVLTNLCTLGYQFNPVSFYFCYNEQNQPVCAVVEVCNTFLELKPYFLGAEAKQDEGFQLNTGKYFYVSPFIEMDTNFDFNLQIPGEKLQVRIDDYDKEGKRFFISTLNGVRKPLTDSTLLRYFLSFPLITLKVIGLIHWQALKLWLKKIPYHKKDDDLHLQKEVYRPYN
- a CDS encoding DUF1223 domain-containing protein, coding for MKPIKTFSLVAVLIAAALASTAFINFKPLKKAAAANKGFAVIELFTSEGCSSCPPADALVARIEKESKDKPVYILSFHVDYWNRLGWKDQFSSADFSKRQSEYSRYLNLQGVYTPQIVVNGKTEFVGSEEGTLRNAIRTNLEKLSSAQVELNISAIDQKQASLNYTVEGADKNTVLQVAVLEKAATSKVTRGENDGRTLSHVQIVRELQQVALAANNGTANIELPHGFDSKNWEVIGFLQNRTTGAITGAARASFSANAIASAAVKEMK
- a CDS encoding molybdopterin-dependent oxidoreductase; this encodes MSNPNKNQKKKELTVQQKINRRNFISFASFTVLAGGAYGGWRWLYKSPQEAAGGITAGAHKPLRRALNKTELIFRRVFSNNHLVKTYPKSMAARHIRVNSDIGIEAAKKFDPATWTLNVVKKGGEVLNLSLQEIMALPKTEIIYDFKCVEGWDQISHWGGVKFSDFIKHYQLDDYAKMEYVGMETPDKTYYVGLDMPSAMHPQTLLAYEMNDKLLPLEHGAPLRLIIPVKYGIKNLKRIGNMTFSNTRPRDYWAEAGYDYYSGL
- a CDS encoding DUF2200 domain-containing protein, translating into MNNTNTHDERIAKMTFASVYPLYLAKVERKGRTKEELQQVIEWLTGFNNEKLEELIEEKATFETFFQGASLNPNAGLITGVICGYRVEEIENPLTQQVRYLDKLVDELAKGRKMEKILRNA
- a CDS encoding peroxiredoxin-like family protein — translated: MKKYILIALVLGFCLPGMAQTALKSGTQAPAFTAKDNTGKNLDLKALLKSHKSVVLFFYRGQWCPYCNKHIQQLQDSLQLLTAKGAYVIGVTPETGENINKTIEKTHASFSIIQDKDNSIMKAYNVNYTVDANLYAKLKGYGVDLEKGNGNTDHVLPVPATYIINSAGKIIFMHFDKDYTQRPSVSQIAKNL
- a CDS encoding sigma-70 family RNA polymerase sigma factor, whose translation is MDHQLNPHHWVAAHADYLFGFAITRINDEELAKDLVQETFLAALQRATHFEGKSSERTWLTAILKNKIIDVYRKRSSGLQNKTVAEAEKEQSDFFNADDGHWTRESGPKEFGIEEKDSLESKEFEQIMKKCLQKLPALWMAVFTMKHIDEEATEFICTELKVTAANFWVIIHRAKINLRACLQRNWI
- a CDS encoding NAD(P)/FAD-dependent oxidoreductase, whose amino-acid sequence is MMNTHKTAIIGTGIAGMGCGHFLHKSTDLTIYEQNDYVGGHTNTVTVDEEGKPVYVDTGFMVFNFETYPNLCKLFDEIKAPIKKTDMSFSVQHMPSGLEYSGSSVNHLFAQRKNIFNLKYIKMLKQIGRFNKESMKILDDPKYADYSIGRYIKEFGFGEEMLWKYLVPMSSAVWSTPMKQMLDFPAVTLIRFFLNHGFLGLDTQHQWYTLQNGSQSYREILIKPFKDKIKVNRKALKVVRENGKVTIHASDGSQKTFDRVIIAAHGDQALRMLETPTAAEQRLLANFKYQYNKAVLHTDKSIMPKAKLAWSSWNYSIKMQEGEPTPTTIYWMNRLQGVSEKKDYFVSINPHDGLDPKKIIRELDYDHPLFDVPAINAQAELHQLNENGPVYFCGSYFKYGFHEDAFASAVQLCSQLLGKKIYQ
- a CDS encoding cytochrome b/b6 domain-containing protein; amino-acid sequence: MKAIKEKHSLAMRWCHWVNFPILTIMIWSGMLIYWGNDEYSFTLFGHTFFRFFPEWFYSYLKIPHRLAEGMAFHFLFMWFFTLNGVFYILYTIISGDWRELVPKKNSFKEAWQVLLHDLHIRKMAPPQKKYNAAQRIAYSAIIVMGLGSLVTGLAIYKPVQFYYLTWLCGGYHFARILHFALTLGYVFFFVIHIVQVVLAGWNNFRSVISGFEVVNETPIPAIEKTNNDEQSK
- a CDS encoding MFS transporter, whose amino-acid sequence is MPGEKLPFSKQLAYACGMIGWSIMTNIIIVMLPYFYLPPSSSGLTPFVPQLLLFGVLNIMSLIAASGRLVDAVFDPFIASLSDKSNNKNGRRIPFMKWAILPAILFCALTFCPLVKTESIDNAIWLTFTLIFFFMSVTTYIIPYNALLPELTSTAAEKVKLSSFQQVGFVIGIIISALVNNFADLVQSGFHVANRDTAVQYTIWGLCVFAGLIMLVPVFAIDEKKYSESKPSHLPILPAIRKTFSQPNFKYYLISDFSFYMALSIISSGLLFFITVLLPLPESMGGLLMGVMVLVSLVFYPLINYLSKKIGKKPIVLFSFALLSLIFAMIYFLGKLPLSPKVQVFTLVLLAAFPLASLGILPNAILAEIAEKDAIETGENREGMFFAVKYLFVKMGQTLGIALFAFLTVYGKDPGHDYGLRLNGVCGFALCMIAFLFFTRFKEKPDKEPAGGK